Proteins encoded together in one Coffea arabica cultivar ET-39 chromosome 2c, Coffea Arabica ET-39 HiFi, whole genome shotgun sequence window:
- the LOC113724342 gene encoding uncharacterized protein, whose amino-acid sequence MLRSCLSKVISPCQSAFIPGHCITDNILIAYEINHSLKLKSCGQERSMSVKLDMSKAFDKEAERCGSISGFRIGSRGPTLSHLFFADDTLLFGKASLQEAQHIRTILDLYKAASGQEVNFDKSAVVFSKNTDPTVRRSITQLLNIMEVPTHDQYLGLPTVVGRSTSEVFSSVKERIWQKIHGWNEQRLSKAGKEIMIKAIVQAIPTYSMSCFKYPDSLLSDIQSMISNFWWGDGAKRKPIHWVSWDRMCLSTNDGGTGFRQLKAFNLALLAKQAWHIATQPSTFLHRVFKAKYFPTKDFFQDESTSRPSFTWRGLCAVRRYLLSGSKWRVGNGLHIKIWKDRWIPRPSIFKIVSPSDALPEDSTVDCLIDKDSGK is encoded by the exons ATGCTTAGAAGCTGTCTTTCCAAAGTCATCTCACCATGTCAATCTGCTTTCATCCCTGGGCATTGTATCACTGATAATATCCTAATTGCTTATGAAATCAATCATTCCCTTAAACTGAAGTCTTGTGGGCAGGAGAGATCTATGTCCGTTAAATTGGACATGAGCAAAGCATTTGATAAG GAAGCCGAGCGTTGCGGAAGCATCTCAGGTTTCCGGATAGGCTCACGTGGACCGACACTATCTCACTTATTTTTTGCAGATGACACCTTATTATTCGGAAAGGCGTCATTGCAGGAAGCTCAGCACATACGGACAATCCTTGACCTTTATAAAGCAGCTTCAGGTCAAGAGgttaattttgataaatcaGCAGTGGTTTTTAGTAAAAACACAGACCCCACAGTTCGTCGAAGTATCACACAACTCCTTAACATTATGGAGGTTCCCACTCATGACCAATACCTTGGCCTTCCTACCGTTGTTGGTCGTTCTACGTCTGAAGTTTTCTCATCTGTAAAGGAGAGGATCTGGCAGAAGATACATGGATGGAATGAACAACGTCTCTCAAAGGCAGGTAAGGAAATCATGATCAAGGCTATTGTCCAGGCTATTCCAACATACTCAATGTCCTGTTTCAAGTACCCGGACTCCTTGCTTTCCGATATTCAATCTATGATCAGTAACTTTTGGTGGGGTGATGGTGCTAAGCGAAAGCCAATTCATTGGGTAAGTTGGGATAGAATGTGCTTGTCCACAAATGATGGTGGCACGGGCTTCAGACAGCTCAAGGCTTTCAATTTAGCTTTACTGGCTAAACAGGCGTGGCACATCGCAACCCAACCATCTACTTTTCTTCATCGGGTCTTTAAAGCTAAATATTTTCCAACAAAGGACTTTTTTCAAGACGAGTCTACGTCTAGGCCTTCCTTTACTTGGAGGGGTTTGTGCGCTGTTCGCAGATATCTACTCTCTGGTAGCAAATGGCGTGTTGGAAATGGGTTACATATCAAAATTTGGAAAGATAGGTGGATTCCACGCCCTTCTATTTTCAAAATTGTATCACCTTCCGATGCGCTGCCGGAAGACTCCACTGTGGATTGTCTAATTGACAAAGATAGCGGGAAATGA
- the LOC113727289 gene encoding annexin D3-like isoform X2: protein MATLRLPDVVPSPRQDCERLRKAFQAQTPPGTTTCLNVVLCCSCILDSWLGLGTDEKAVIKVLGHRNARQRRIIGETYQQLYNKCLIDDLNAELSGDFRKAVILWIYDPPERDARLANEALNSRRKGVHELQVIVEIACASSPHHLIAVRQAYSILFDSSLEEDIISNVPMPLQKVLVSLVSSYRYDKNLVDSAIANSEAAKLYEVIKTKKLDHDDFLSILSTRNVFQLKETFLHYKKNYGNSIDEDILNCGKGNLESILKVAIWCIDSPEKHFAEVIRASIVGLGTDEDSLTRVIVTRAEIDMMKVKGEYFNTNKTNLDSAVIGDTSGDYQDFLMTLLGTNV, encoded by the exons ATGGCTACGCTAAGACTTCCGGATGTTGTTCCTTCTCCAAGACAAGACTGTGAAAGACTCAGAAAAGCCTTCCAAG CACAAACACCTCCTGGTACTACTACATGTTTGAATGTAGTTTTGTGCTGTTCATGTATTCTGGATTCATGGTTAGGCCTGGGAACCGACGAAAAGGCAGTCATAAAGGTGTTGGGACATAGAAATGCAAGGCAGAGGAGGATAATCGGAGAAACTTATCAGCAGCTTTACAATAAGTGCCTCATTGATGATCTAAATGCTGAATTGTCTGGTGACTTCAGG AAAGCTGTTATCCTGTGGATTTATGATCCTCCTGAAAGAGATGCAAGGCTGGCAAATGAAGCCTTGAATTCCAGGAGGAAAGGTGTCCATGAACTGCAAGTAATTGTTGAGATAGCTTGTGCATCATCTCCTCACCATTTGATTGCTGTAAGACAAGCATATTCAATTCTATTCGACAGTTCACTTGAAGAAGACATCATATCAAATGTTCCAATGCCTCTTCAAAAG GTTTTGGTTAGTTTAGTCAGTTCCTATAGATATGACAAGAATTTAGTTGATTCTGCTATTGCCAATTCTGAAGCTGCCAAGCTATATGAAGTTATCAAGACGAAGAAATTAGATCACGATGATTTTCTGTCCATCCTTAGCACCAGAAATGTTTTCCAGCTGAAAGAAACTTTCCTGCATTACAAGAAAAACTATGGAAATTCCATAGATGAG GACATTTTGAATTGTGGCAAAGGCAATTTGGAATCCATTTTGAAGGTGGCCATTTGGTGCATAGACTCCCCTGAAAAACACTTTGCAGAG gtgATTAGAGCTTCCATTGTTGGGCTTGGGACTGATGAGGATTCTCTGACTAGGGTGATAGTAACTCGAGCAGAGATAGATATGATGAAAGTTAAGGGAGAATATTTCAACACCAACAAAACCAATCTTGATAGTGCAGTTATTGGTGACACTTCAGGGGATTATCAAGATTTCCTCATGACCTTACTTGGAACAAATGTCTAA
- the LOC113727289 gene encoding annexin D3-like isoform X1, with the protein MATLRLPDVVPSPRQDCERLRKAFQVAQTPPGTTTCLNVVLCCSCILDSWLGLGTDEKAVIKVLGHRNARQRRIIGETYQQLYNKCLIDDLNAELSGDFRKAVILWIYDPPERDARLANEALNSRRKGVHELQVIVEIACASSPHHLIAVRQAYSILFDSSLEEDIISNVPMPLQKVLVSLVSSYRYDKNLVDSAIANSEAAKLYEVIKTKKLDHDDFLSILSTRNVFQLKETFLHYKKNYGNSIDEDILNCGKGNLESILKVAIWCIDSPEKHFAEVIRASIVGLGTDEDSLTRVIVTRAEIDMMKVKGEYFNTNKTNLDSAVIGDTSGDYQDFLMTLLGTNV; encoded by the exons ATGGCTACGCTAAGACTTCCGGATGTTGTTCCTTCTCCAAGACAAGACTGTGAAAGACTCAGAAAAGCCTTCCAAG TAGCACAAACACCTCCTGGTACTACTACATGTTTGAATGTAGTTTTGTGCTGTTCATGTATTCTGGATTCATGGTTAGGCCTGGGAACCGACGAAAAGGCAGTCATAAAGGTGTTGGGACATAGAAATGCAAGGCAGAGGAGGATAATCGGAGAAACTTATCAGCAGCTTTACAATAAGTGCCTCATTGATGATCTAAATGCTGAATTGTCTGGTGACTTCAGG AAAGCTGTTATCCTGTGGATTTATGATCCTCCTGAAAGAGATGCAAGGCTGGCAAATGAAGCCTTGAATTCCAGGAGGAAAGGTGTCCATGAACTGCAAGTAATTGTTGAGATAGCTTGTGCATCATCTCCTCACCATTTGATTGCTGTAAGACAAGCATATTCAATTCTATTCGACAGTTCACTTGAAGAAGACATCATATCAAATGTTCCAATGCCTCTTCAAAAG GTTTTGGTTAGTTTAGTCAGTTCCTATAGATATGACAAGAATTTAGTTGATTCTGCTATTGCCAATTCTGAAGCTGCCAAGCTATATGAAGTTATCAAGACGAAGAAATTAGATCACGATGATTTTCTGTCCATCCTTAGCACCAGAAATGTTTTCCAGCTGAAAGAAACTTTCCTGCATTACAAGAAAAACTATGGAAATTCCATAGATGAG GACATTTTGAATTGTGGCAAAGGCAATTTGGAATCCATTTTGAAGGTGGCCATTTGGTGCATAGACTCCCCTGAAAAACACTTTGCAGAG gtgATTAGAGCTTCCATTGTTGGGCTTGGGACTGATGAGGATTCTCTGACTAGGGTGATAGTAACTCGAGCAGAGATAGATATGATGAAAGTTAAGGGAGAATATTTCAACACCAACAAAACCAATCTTGATAGTGCAGTTATTGGTGACACTTCAGGGGATTATCAAGATTTCCTCATGACCTTACTTGGAACAAATGTCTAA
- the LOC113727289 gene encoding annexin D3-like isoform X3, whose protein sequence is MATLRLPDVVPSPRQDCERLRKAFQGLGTDEKAVIKVLGHRNARQRRIIGETYQQLYNKCLIDDLNAELSGDFRKAVILWIYDPPERDARLANEALNSRRKGVHELQVIVEIACASSPHHLIAVRQAYSILFDSSLEEDIISNVPMPLQKVLVSLVSSYRYDKNLVDSAIANSEAAKLYEVIKTKKLDHDDFLSILSTRNVFQLKETFLHYKKNYGNSIDEDILNCGKGNLESILKVAIWCIDSPEKHFAEVIRASIVGLGTDEDSLTRVIVTRAEIDMMKVKGEYFNTNKTNLDSAVIGDTSGDYQDFLMTLLGTNV, encoded by the exons ATGGCTACGCTAAGACTTCCGGATGTTGTTCCTTCTCCAAGACAAGACTGTGAAAGACTCAGAAAAGCCTTCCAAG GCCTGGGAACCGACGAAAAGGCAGTCATAAAGGTGTTGGGACATAGAAATGCAAGGCAGAGGAGGATAATCGGAGAAACTTATCAGCAGCTTTACAATAAGTGCCTCATTGATGATCTAAATGCTGAATTGTCTGGTGACTTCAGG AAAGCTGTTATCCTGTGGATTTATGATCCTCCTGAAAGAGATGCAAGGCTGGCAAATGAAGCCTTGAATTCCAGGAGGAAAGGTGTCCATGAACTGCAAGTAATTGTTGAGATAGCTTGTGCATCATCTCCTCACCATTTGATTGCTGTAAGACAAGCATATTCAATTCTATTCGACAGTTCACTTGAAGAAGACATCATATCAAATGTTCCAATGCCTCTTCAAAAG GTTTTGGTTAGTTTAGTCAGTTCCTATAGATATGACAAGAATTTAGTTGATTCTGCTATTGCCAATTCTGAAGCTGCCAAGCTATATGAAGTTATCAAGACGAAGAAATTAGATCACGATGATTTTCTGTCCATCCTTAGCACCAGAAATGTTTTCCAGCTGAAAGAAACTTTCCTGCATTACAAGAAAAACTATGGAAATTCCATAGATGAG GACATTTTGAATTGTGGCAAAGGCAATTTGGAATCCATTTTGAAGGTGGCCATTTGGTGCATAGACTCCCCTGAAAAACACTTTGCAGAG gtgATTAGAGCTTCCATTGTTGGGCTTGGGACTGATGAGGATTCTCTGACTAGGGTGATAGTAACTCGAGCAGAGATAGATATGATGAAAGTTAAGGGAGAATATTTCAACACCAACAAAACCAATCTTGATAGTGCAGTTATTGGTGACACTTCAGGGGATTATCAAGATTTCCTCATGACCTTACTTGGAACAAATGTCTAA